The proteins below come from a single Agrococcus beijingensis genomic window:
- a CDS encoding aspartate carbamoyltransferase catalytic subunit: MKHLLTAAMPRDEAIALLDLAEDMHQIQDREVKKLPALRGRTVVNLFFEDSTRTRSSFEIAGKWLSADVINVSGKGSSVSKGESLRDTGLTIAAMGVDGVVVRSGASGAPALLADWIGRPVVNAGDGTHEHPTQALLDAFALRRRIHGDAARGKGLDGVRIAIVGDIAHSRVARSNALLLPALGAEVTLVGPAAFLPVAAADGTRLGVRAETDLDLVLDEQPDALMLLRVQLERQGGHVAPSPAEYITGWSLTDERLARVPEATLLHPGPMNRGLEISSRAADSDRSTILEQVTAGVSVRMAVLYSLLASDHPSSDNGGAR; the protein is encoded by the coding sequence ATGAAGCACCTGCTGACCGCGGCCATGCCCCGCGACGAGGCGATCGCCCTGCTCGACCTCGCCGAGGACATGCACCAGATCCAGGACCGCGAGGTGAAGAAGCTGCCCGCTCTGCGCGGCCGCACCGTCGTCAACCTGTTCTTCGAGGACTCCACGCGCACCCGCTCGTCGTTCGAGATCGCCGGCAAGTGGCTCTCGGCCGACGTCATCAACGTCTCGGGCAAGGGCTCGAGCGTGTCCAAGGGCGAGTCGCTGCGCGACACCGGCCTCACGATCGCCGCGATGGGCGTCGACGGCGTCGTGGTGCGCTCCGGTGCTTCCGGCGCCCCGGCGCTGCTCGCCGATTGGATCGGCCGACCGGTCGTCAACGCCGGCGACGGCACCCACGAGCACCCCACGCAGGCGCTCCTCGACGCCTTCGCGCTCCGCCGTCGGATCCACGGCGACGCCGCGCGCGGCAAGGGCCTCGACGGCGTGCGCATCGCGATCGTCGGCGACATCGCCCACTCGCGCGTCGCCCGCTCGAACGCGCTGCTGCTGCCGGCGCTCGGCGCCGAGGTCACGCTCGTTGGCCCCGCCGCGTTCCTGCCGGTCGCGGCCGCCGACGGCACACGGCTCGGCGTGCGCGCCGAGACCGACCTCGACCTGGTGCTCGACGAGCAGCCGGATGCGCTGATGCTGCTGCGCGTGCAGCTCGAGCGGCAGGGCGGTCACGTCGCGCCCAGCCCCGCCGAGTACATCACCGGCTGGTCGCTCACCGACGAGCGCCTCGCCCGCGTGCCGGAGGCGACCCTGCTGCACCCGGGGCCCATGAACCGCGGCCTCGAGATCTCGAGCCGCGCGGCCGACTCCGACCGCTCCACCATCCTCGAGCAGGTCACCGCCGGCGTCTCCGTGCGCATGGCGGTGCTCTACTCGCTCCTCGCATCCGACCACCCATCGTCCGACAACGGAGGCGCCCGATGA
- a CDS encoding dihydroorotase, whose product MTTLLTGAAVLGGAPRDLAIDGGVLVDPATIDPATTDRDGVEVVDASGLIALPGLVDLHTHLRQPGGEQAETIASGVRAAAVGGYTCVFAMANTNPVADTPAVVEQVHRLGLDAGLATVRPIGAVTVGLAGERLADMTMLARSAARVTVFSDDGKCVADAELMRRALEHAASLGAVVAQHAQDPALTRGSVMHESPLAAELGLTGWPSVAEASIVARDAMLAEATGARLHVCHVSTRETVEVVRAAKARGIAITAEVTPHHLLLTEELVRSYDGRFKVNPPLRAERDVQALREALADGTIDIVATDHAPHAPEAKQTAFADAAFGMVGLETALGVVQQAMVETGLLDWAGVARVMSTAPAAIGREPGYDAPLEIGSPAHVVLIDPAARAVVETGHLKGRSANSPFLGVELPGRVLHVWHGGRRTVAAGEVVA is encoded by the coding sequence ATGACGACGCTGCTCACCGGCGCCGCCGTCCTCGGCGGCGCGCCCCGCGACCTCGCGATCGACGGCGGGGTGCTCGTCGACCCCGCCACGATCGACCCCGCGACCACCGACCGCGACGGCGTCGAGGTCGTGGACGCATCCGGCCTCATCGCCCTGCCGGGGCTCGTCGACCTGCACACGCACCTGCGGCAGCCCGGTGGCGAGCAGGCAGAGACGATCGCCAGCGGCGTGCGCGCCGCGGCAGTCGGCGGCTACACGTGCGTGTTCGCGATGGCCAACACGAACCCCGTCGCCGACACGCCCGCCGTCGTCGAGCAGGTGCACCGGCTCGGGCTCGACGCCGGCCTCGCCACCGTGCGGCCGATCGGCGCCGTCACAGTGGGCCTCGCGGGGGAGCGGCTCGCCGACATGACCATGCTGGCCCGCAGCGCCGCCCGCGTCACCGTCTTCAGCGACGACGGCAAGTGCGTCGCCGACGCCGAGCTCATGCGCCGAGCCCTCGAGCACGCCGCCTCGCTCGGCGCGGTCGTCGCGCAGCACGCGCAGGACCCGGCGCTCACCCGCGGCTCGGTCATGCACGAGAGCCCGCTCGCCGCCGAGCTCGGCCTCACCGGCTGGCCCTCGGTCGCCGAGGCGTCGATCGTCGCCCGCGACGCGATGCTCGCCGAGGCCACCGGCGCCCGGCTGCACGTCTGCCACGTGTCGACCCGCGAGACCGTCGAGGTGGTGCGCGCCGCGAAGGCTCGCGGCATCGCGATCACGGCCGAGGTGACGCCCCACCACCTGCTGCTCACCGAGGAGCTCGTGCGCTCCTACGACGGCCGCTTCAAGGTCAACCCGCCGCTGCGCGCCGAGCGCGACGTGCAGGCGCTGCGCGAGGCCCTCGCCGACGGCACGATCGACATCGTCGCCACCGACCACGCCCCGCACGCCCCCGAGGCGAAGCAGACGGCGTTCGCGGATGCGGCGTTCGGCATGGTCGGGCTGGAGACGGCGCTCGGGGTGGTGCAGCAGGCGATGGTCGAGACCGGGCTGCTCGACTGGGCCGGCGTCGCGCGCGTCATGTCGACCGCTCCCGCCGCGATCGGCCGGGAGCCCGGCTACGACGCGCCGCTCGAGATCGGCTCGCCCGCGCACGTCGTGCTGATCGACCCGGCGGCGCGCGCCGTGGTCGAGACGGGGCACCTCAAGGGGCGCTCGGCGAACTCGCCGTTCCTGGGCGTCGAGCTGCCCGGCCGCGTGCTGCACGTCTGGCACGGCGGCCGCCGCACCGTCGCCGCAGGAGAGGTGGTCGCATGA
- the carA gene encoding glutamine-hydrolyzing carbamoyl-phosphate synthase small subunit translates to MTAAAPAALVLEDGTIYRGSAYGAAGVALGEAVFATGMTGYQETLTDPSYAGQIVVQTAPHIGNTGVNAEDAESRRAWPSGYVVRAASRVVSNWRADESLEAQLERDGIVGIAGVDTRAITRRLRSVGSMRAGVFSGDALVDDDAMLASVRESPQMAGRSLAETVTTPEAYTLPALPAPGADEADPIGTLAVLDLGVKASTLRYLREQGFDLVVLPQSATLDEVLAHEPVAAFYSNGPGDPAASESQVVLLQGLLRRDLPFFGICFGNQLLGRALGFGTYKLPFGHRGINQPVLDRTTGRVEITSQNHGFAVDAAIDQELVSPAGFGRVEVSHFSLNDDVVEGLRALDIPAFSVQYHPESAAGPNDARHLFSRFRELVLEHRAGTSTKEAN, encoded by the coding sequence ATGACCGCAGCAGCACCCGCCGCCCTCGTGCTCGAGGACGGCACGATCTACCGAGGCAGCGCCTACGGCGCCGCAGGCGTCGCGCTCGGCGAAGCCGTCTTCGCCACCGGCATGACCGGCTACCAGGAGACGCTCACCGACCCCTCGTACGCCGGCCAGATCGTCGTGCAGACCGCGCCGCACATCGGCAACACCGGCGTGAACGCCGAGGACGCCGAGTCGCGCCGCGCCTGGCCCAGCGGCTACGTCGTGCGCGCCGCCAGCCGCGTCGTCTCCAACTGGCGCGCCGACGAGAGCCTCGAGGCGCAGCTCGAGCGCGACGGCATCGTCGGCATCGCCGGCGTCGACACCCGCGCCATCACGCGCCGCCTCCGCAGCGTGGGCTCCATGCGCGCCGGCGTCTTCTCCGGCGACGCGCTCGTCGACGACGATGCGATGCTCGCCTCCGTGCGCGAGAGCCCCCAGATGGCCGGCCGCAGCCTCGCCGAGACCGTCACCACGCCCGAGGCCTACACGCTGCCCGCGCTGCCTGCTCCTGGCGCCGACGAGGCCGACCCGATCGGCACGCTCGCCGTCCTCGACCTCGGTGTGAAGGCATCCACCCTCCGGTATCTGCGCGAGCAGGGCTTCGACCTGGTCGTGCTGCCGCAGAGCGCCACCCTCGACGAGGTGCTGGCGCACGAGCCCGTCGCCGCGTTCTACTCGAACGGCCCCGGCGACCCCGCCGCGAGCGAGAGCCAGGTCGTGCTGCTGCAGGGCCTGCTGCGCCGCGACCTGCCGTTCTTCGGCATCTGCTTCGGCAACCAGCTGCTCGGCCGCGCGCTCGGCTTCGGCACGTACAAGCTGCCCTTCGGCCACCGCGGCATCAACCAGCCGGTGCTCGACAGGACCACGGGCCGCGTCGAGATCACCAGCCAGAACCACGGCTTCGCCGTCGACGCCGCGATCGACCAGGAGCTGGTCAGCCCGGCAGGCTTCGGCCGCGTCGAGGTGAGCCACTTCTCGCTCAACGACGACGTGGTCGAGGGCCTCCGCGCGCTCGACATCCCGGCGTTCAGCGTGCAGTACCACCCCGAGTCCGCCGCGGGCCCGAACGACGCCCGCCACCTCTTCTCCCGCTTCCGCGAGCTCGTGCTCGAGCACCGCGCGGGCACCTCGACCAAGGAGGCCAACTGA
- the carB gene encoding carbamoyl-phosphate synthase large subunit, with the protein MPKRDDIRSVLVIGSGPIVIGQAAEFDYSGTQACRVLREEGVRVILVNSNPATIMTDPDFADATYIEPITPEVIETIIIKERPDAILPTLGGQTALNAAIALHEQGILARHGVELIGAKVEAIQRGEDRQLFKQLVLDAGADVASSTIARNVDEALAFAEEYGYPVVVRPSFTMGGLGSGFAHDERELRRFVGDGIHSSTIGEVLLEESILGWKEYELELMRDTADNTVVVCSIENVDAVGVHTGDSITVAPALTLTDREYQRLRDIGIDIIRRVGVDTGGCNIQFAVDPSNGRIIVIEMNPRVSRSSALASKATGFPIAKIAAKLALGYRLDEIPNDITKVTPASFEPALDYVVVKVPRFNFEKFPAADATLTTTMKSVGEAMAIGRTYTQALQKALRSLEKRGSSFHWEGEPGDAAALLEVASVPTDGRIVTLQQALRAGATVAQAHEATGIDPWFLDQMVLINEVAETIRGGDLDEELLRLAKEHGFSDSQIAQLRGLEEQAVREARWAAGVRPVYKTVDTCAGEFPAETPYHYSSYDLETEVAPSDRRKVIILGSGPNRIGQGIEFDYSCVHASFALSDAGFETVMVNCNPETVSTDYDTSDRLYFEPLTLEDVLEIVHVEQASGELVGVIVQLGGQTPLGLARGLEAAGVPILGTTPDAIDAAEERGLFQRILDDAGLVAPRNGIATTEEQSIEIAERIGYPVLVRPSFVLGGRGMEIVYDTAGLRGYFDRIAGHGIVSASAPLLVDHFLDDAIEIDVDAIYDGEELYVGGILEHIEEAGIHSGDSSCTLPPVGLGRAQLLEIRDATLRIAEGLDVRGPINVQFAYSAGVLHVIEANPRASRTVPFVAKALGTPIAKANARVLAGATIAELRAEGMLPEVDGTILPIDSPVAVKEAVLPFRRFRTADGQMVDSLLGPEMRSTGEVMGIDRDFPTAFAKSQAAAYGGLPTSGTVFVSLSDRDKRQAVLPVHRLQQLGYRIVATIGTAEVLARNGIRVETVRKHSETGDGPSIVDLIDAGEIDIIINTPTGGMARADGYEIRAATVAADKALFTTVSQLGAAVAAVEAAREPFEVTSLQEYHARRTA; encoded by the coding sequence ATGCCCAAGCGCGACGACATCCGCTCCGTCCTCGTCATCGGCTCCGGACCGATCGTCATCGGCCAGGCAGCCGAGTTCGACTACTCGGGCACCCAGGCCTGCCGCGTGCTGCGCGAGGAGGGCGTGCGCGTCATCCTCGTCAACTCGAACCCGGCGACGATCATGACCGACCCCGACTTCGCCGACGCGACGTACATCGAGCCGATCACGCCCGAGGTGATCGAGACGATCATCATCAAGGAGCGCCCCGACGCGATCCTGCCCACCCTCGGCGGCCAGACCGCGCTGAACGCCGCGATCGCGCTGCACGAGCAGGGCATCCTCGCCCGCCACGGCGTCGAGCTCATCGGCGCCAAGGTCGAGGCGATCCAGCGCGGCGAGGACCGCCAGCTGTTCAAGCAGCTGGTGCTCGACGCCGGCGCCGACGTGGCCTCGAGCACCATCGCCCGCAACGTCGACGAGGCGCTCGCCTTCGCCGAGGAGTACGGCTACCCGGTGGTCGTGCGCCCCTCGTTCACCATGGGCGGCCTCGGCTCCGGCTTCGCGCACGACGAGCGGGAGCTGCGCCGCTTCGTGGGCGACGGCATCCACTCGTCGACCATCGGCGAGGTGCTGCTCGAGGAGTCGATCCTCGGGTGGAAGGAGTACGAGCTCGAGCTCATGCGCGACACCGCCGACAACACGGTGGTCGTCTGCTCGATCGAGAACGTCGACGCCGTCGGCGTGCACACCGGCGACTCGATCACGGTCGCGCCGGCCCTCACCCTCACCGACCGCGAGTACCAGCGGCTGCGCGACATCGGCATCGACATCATCCGGCGCGTCGGTGTCGACACGGGCGGCTGCAACATCCAGTTCGCGGTCGACCCGTCGAACGGACGCATCATCGTCATCGAGATGAACCCGCGCGTGTCGCGCTCGAGCGCGCTCGCCTCGAAGGCGACCGGCTTCCCGATCGCCAAGATCGCCGCGAAGCTCGCGCTCGGCTACCGCCTCGACGAGATCCCCAACGACATCACGAAGGTCACGCCGGCGTCGTTCGAGCCCGCGCTCGACTACGTCGTGGTGAAGGTGCCGCGCTTTAACTTCGAGAAGTTCCCGGCGGCGGATGCGACCCTCACGACGACCATGAAGTCGGTCGGTGAGGCGATGGCCATCGGCCGCACCTACACGCAGGCCCTGCAGAAGGCGCTGCGCTCGCTCGAGAAGCGGGGCTCCTCCTTCCACTGGGAGGGCGAGCCCGGCGACGCCGCGGCGCTCCTCGAGGTCGCGAGCGTGCCCACCGACGGCCGCATCGTGACGCTGCAGCAGGCGCTGCGGGCCGGTGCCACGGTCGCCCAGGCGCACGAGGCGACGGGCATCGACCCGTGGTTCCTCGACCAGATGGTGCTCATCAACGAGGTGGCCGAGACGATCCGCGGCGGCGACCTCGATGAGGAGCTGCTGCGGCTCGCCAAGGAGCACGGCTTCTCGGACTCGCAGATCGCGCAGCTGCGCGGCCTCGAGGAGCAGGCGGTGCGCGAGGCGCGCTGGGCCGCCGGCGTGCGCCCCGTCTACAAGACCGTCGACACCTGCGCGGGGGAGTTCCCCGCCGAGACGCCCTACCACTACTCGAGCTATGACCTCGAGACCGAGGTGGCACCCTCCGATCGTCGCAAGGTGATCATCCTCGGCTCCGGCCCGAACCGCATCGGCCAGGGCATCGAGTTCGACTACTCGTGCGTGCACGCCTCGTTCGCGCTCTCCGACGCGGGCTTCGAGACGGTCATGGTCAACTGCAACCCGGAGACCGTCTCGACCGACTACGACACCAGCGACCGGCTCTACTTCGAGCCGCTCACGCTCGAGGACGTGCTCGAGATCGTGCACGTCGAGCAGGCGTCCGGCGAGCTCGTGGGCGTGATCGTGCAGCTCGGCGGCCAGACGCCGCTCGGCCTCGCGCGCGGCCTCGAGGCCGCCGGCGTGCCGATCCTCGGCACCACGCCCGACGCGATCGACGCGGCCGAGGAGCGCGGACTCTTCCAGCGCATCCTCGACGACGCCGGCCTCGTCGCCCCCCGCAACGGCATCGCGACGACCGAGGAGCAGTCGATCGAGATCGCCGAGCGCATCGGCTACCCGGTGCTCGTGCGCCCCTCGTTCGTGCTCGGCGGCCGCGGCATGGAGATCGTCTACGACACGGCGGGCCTGCGCGGCTACTTCGACCGCATCGCCGGCCACGGCATCGTGAGCGCGAGCGCCCCGCTGCTCGTCGACCACTTCCTCGACGACGCGATCGAGATCGACGTCGACGCCATCTACGACGGCGAGGAGCTCTACGTGGGCGGCATCCTCGAGCACATCGAGGAGGCCGGCATCCACTCGGGCGACTCGTCGTGCACCCTGCCGCCGGTCGGCCTCGGCCGCGCGCAGCTGCTCGAGATCCGCGACGCGACGCTCCGCATCGCCGAGGGCCTCGACGTGCGCGGACCCATCAACGTGCAGTTCGCCTACAGCGCCGGCGTGCTCCACGTGATCGAGGCGAACCCGCGCGCGAGCCGCACGGTGCCGTTCGTGGCGAAGGCGCTCGGCACCCCGATCGCCAAGGCCAACGCCCGGGTGCTCGCCGGTGCGACGATCGCCGAGCTGCGCGCCGAGGGCATGCTGCCCGAGGTGGATGGCACGATCCTGCCGATCGACTCGCCGGTCGCGGTGAAGGAGGCCGTGCTGCCCTTCCGCCGCTTCCGCACCGCCGACGGGCAGATGGTCGACTCGCTGCTCGGCCCCGAGATGCGCTCGACGGGCGAGGTGATGGGCATCGACCGCGACTTCCCGACCGCGTTCGCGAAGAGCCAGGCCGCGGCCTACGGCGGCCTGCCCACCTCGGGCACGGTGTTCGTCTCGCTCTCCGACCGCGACAAGCGCCAGGCCGTGCTGCCCGTGCACCGCCTGCAGCAGCTCGGCTACCGCATCGTCGCGACCATCGGCACCGCCGAGGTGCTTGCGCGCAACGGCATCCGGGTCGAGACGGTGCGCAAGCACTCCGAGACCGGTGACGGCCCGTCGATCGTCGACCTCATCGATGCCGGCGAGATCGACATCATCATCAACACGCCCACCGGCGGCATGGCTCGCGCCGACGGCTACGAGATCCGCGCCGCGACGGTCGCCGCCGACAAGGCGCTGTTCACGACGGTGTCGCAGCTGGGCGCCGCGGTCGCGGCCGTCGAGGCGGCTCGCGAGCCCTTCGAGGTGACGAGCCTGCAGGAGTACCACGCGCGGCGGACGGCGTGA
- the pyrF gene encoding orotidine-5'-phosphate decarboxylase, whose translation MTFLERLHAAVAERGALCVGIDPHPALLAGWGAGYEIEGADASGAAVQALERFGRTVVEAAAGRVAVVKPQVALFEAHGSAGMLALERVLAEARGAGLLVIADAKRGDIGSTNAGYADAWLRAGSPLEADALTVSPYLGVGALDGLLATAEAAGKAVFVLAATSNPEAAELQLARLPDGRTVAAAVADAVAERNARTGAGHGLVIGATLDRTAYGLEPTASTPVLAPGFGAQGASLAALHELFPADALVLASASRSILQAGPQRLADAIDAARAELPTR comes from the coding sequence GTGACCTTTCTCGAGCGCCTGCACGCAGCCGTCGCCGAGCGCGGCGCGCTGTGCGTGGGCATCGACCCGCACCCGGCGCTGCTCGCGGGGTGGGGCGCCGGCTACGAGATCGAGGGGGCGGATGCGTCCGGTGCGGCCGTGCAGGCGCTCGAGCGCTTCGGCCGCACGGTCGTCGAGGCCGCCGCGGGCCGCGTCGCGGTGGTCAAGCCGCAGGTGGCGCTGTTCGAGGCGCACGGGTCGGCGGGCATGCTGGCCCTCGAGCGGGTGCTGGCCGAGGCGCGGGGCGCCGGCCTGCTGGTGATCGCCGACGCGAAGCGCGGTGACATCGGCTCGACGAACGCCGGCTACGCCGATGCGTGGCTGCGCGCGGGCTCGCCGCTCGAGGCCGACGCGCTGACCGTCAGCCCGTACCTCGGCGTCGGTGCCCTCGACGGACTGCTCGCGACTGCGGAGGCGGCCGGCAAGGCCGTGTTCGTGCTCGCGGCGACCTCGAACCCGGAGGCGGCCGAGCTGCAGCTGGCCCGGCTGCCCGACGGCCGCACCGTCGCGGCGGCGGTCGCCGACGCCGTGGCCGAGCGCAACGCGCGCACCGGCGCCGGGCACGGGCTGGTCATCGGCGCGACGCTCGACCGCACCGCCTACGGGCTGGAGCCCACGGCATCCACCCCCGTGCTCGCGCCCGGCTTCGGCGCGCAGGGCGCGAGCCTGGCGGCGCTGCACGAGCTCTTCCCGGCCGACGCGCTCGTGCTCGCGAGCGCGAGCCGCAGCATCCTGCAGGCCGGGCCGCAGCGGCTGGCCGACGCGATCGATGCGGCGCGAGCCGAGCTGCCGACCCGATGA
- the gmk gene encoding guanylate kinase: MTPGTLDLPPVPDPSVAGRAAVDARRARAAVKRALSAGQRGPRDVAERAWQEPGSPEARLRVSEFLGARRGMGPKRVESLMRELGIAPAKRLGGLGGLQRERVRGWLDSVDPSRRPRLIVLAGPTAVGKGTVAQYVREHFPQIRQSVSATTRAARPGEIDGVHYAFVSDADFDRLVDEGEFLEWATVHNKSRYGTPRSSVQAALDEGSSVLLEIDLQGARQVRESFPDAVLLFLAPPSWEELVRRLVGRGTETEEERERRLASARVELASQSEFDATIVNADVAEAAREVVEHILAAEADAGAPPAAERSARV, translated from the coding sequence ATGACGCCGGGCACCCTCGACCTGCCGCCGGTGCCCGACCCGAGCGTCGCCGGGCGCGCCGCCGTCGATGCGCGCCGTGCCCGAGCCGCGGTGAAGCGGGCGCTCAGCGCGGGCCAGCGCGGCCCGCGCGATGTGGCCGAGCGCGCCTGGCAGGAGCCCGGCAGCCCCGAGGCGCGGCTGCGCGTGAGCGAGTTCCTGGGCGCGCGGCGCGGCATGGGTCCGAAGCGCGTCGAGTCGCTCATGCGCGAGCTGGGCATCGCGCCGGCGAAGCGGCTCGGCGGGCTCGGCGGTTTGCAGCGCGAGCGGGTTCGCGGTTGGCTGGACTCCGTGGATCCCTCTCGTCGCCCCCGCCTCATCGTGCTCGCCGGCCCCACCGCGGTCGGCAAGGGCACCGTCGCGCAGTACGTGCGCGAGCACTTCCCGCAGATCCGCCAGTCGGTGAGCGCCACCACCCGGGCCGCCCGGCCCGGGGAGATCGACGGCGTGCACTACGCCTTCGTCTCGGACGCCGACTTCGACCGGCTCGTCGACGAGGGGGAGTTCCTCGAGTGGGCGACGGTGCACAACAAGTCCCGCTACGGCACGCCACGCTCGAGCGTGCAGGCGGCGCTCGACGAGGGCTCGTCGGTGCTGCTCGAGATCGACCTGCAGGGCGCCCGGCAGGTGCGCGAGTCGTTCCCGGATGCGGTGCTGCTGTTCCTCGCGCCGCCGTCGTGGGAGGAGCTGGTGCGCCGGCTCGTCGGCCGAGGCACCGAGACCGAGGAGGAGCGCGAGCGCAGGCTCGCCTCGGCCCGCGTCGAGCTGGCGAGCCAGTCGGAGTTCGACGCGACGATCGTCAACGCCGATGTGGCGGAGGCCGCGCGCGAGGTGGTCGAGCACATCCTCGCGGCCGAGGCCGATGCGGGCGCCCCGCCTGCCGCGGAGCGCTCCGCGCGCGTATGA
- a CDS encoding GAF and ANTAR domain-containing protein, which yields MDDEGAGRGAVGSGGMALDDAARELLAPFVELLSVNGASISVVTGPGHSTVGASDAVAARLEQLQFSLGEGPHWEALRTGQSVLVPDVHEAPAVWPVFGAAATELPVRALFAFPLTLGSASVGVVDLYRTTTGSLSRSEIAKARSLAAVAARAALRLAAAVAVDDQTPRGARAPELRRVVHQATGMLLVQLDLTASEALSRLRAHAFATGASLESVAQEVVARRLKLDDPGAGQ from the coding sequence ATGGACGACGAAGGCGCCGGCCGAGGCGCTGTGGGCTCGGGTGGCATGGCGCTCGACGACGCGGCCCGCGAGCTGCTGGCGCCGTTCGTCGAGCTGCTCTCGGTGAACGGCGCGTCGATCTCGGTGGTCACCGGCCCCGGCCACTCCACCGTCGGCGCGAGCGATGCGGTGGCTGCTCGCCTCGAGCAGCTGCAGTTCTCGCTCGGCGAGGGCCCGCATTGGGAGGCGCTGCGCACCGGGCAGTCGGTGCTCGTGCCCGACGTGCACGAGGCGCCGGCCGTCTGGCCGGTCTTCGGCGCGGCCGCCACCGAGCTGCCGGTGCGGGCGCTGTTCGCCTTCCCGCTCACGCTCGGCTCCGCCAGCGTCGGCGTCGTCGACCTGTACCGGACGACCACGGGCAGCCTCAGCCGCAGCGAGATCGCGAAGGCGCGCTCGCTCGCGGCGGTCGCCGCGCGCGCGGCGCTGCGGCTCGCGGCCGCGGTCGCCGTCGACGATCAGACCCCGCGCGGGGCACGGGCGCCCGAGCTGCGACGCGTCGTGCACCAGGCGACGGGCATGCTGCTCGTGCAGCTCGATCTGACTGCCTCCGAGGCGCTCTCGCGTCTCAGAGCGCATGCGTTCGCGACCGGTGCGTCGCTAGAATCGGTGGCACAGGAAGTCGTGGCGCGACGCCTGAAGCTCGATGATCCAGGCGCGGGCCAGTGA
- a CDS encoding GAF and ANTAR domain-containing protein, with the protein MIDASRQGRVDAAFMTLAETLTSEYDVVELLHVLMDECLKLLDVQAAGLLLSSGHGDLELVASTSEGAAFVEIMQLNAGEGPCVECFETGEAVSVADVATMKAEWAEFRDAALREGYHSSYGLPLRVRSQSIGALGLFRTSPGELDPAEAQIARGLANIASIGILHERVLRESSAVNEQLRHALDSRVVIEQAKGVLAASAHVDVERAFDMLRAHARHHNLSLHDVARAVVERTMTITQTPRGTR; encoded by the coding sequence ATGATCGATGCATCGAGGCAGGGCCGGGTCGACGCCGCCTTCATGACGCTGGCCGAGACGCTGACCTCCGAGTACGACGTGGTCGAGCTGCTCCACGTGCTCATGGACGAGTGCCTGAAGCTGCTCGATGTGCAGGCCGCGGGCCTGCTGCTCTCCTCCGGCCACGGCGACCTCGAGCTCGTGGCGTCCACCAGCGAGGGCGCGGCGTTCGTCGAGATCATGCAACTGAACGCGGGCGAGGGGCCGTGCGTGGAGTGCTTCGAGACGGGCGAGGCGGTGAGCGTCGCCGACGTCGCCACGATGAAGGCGGAGTGGGCCGAGTTCCGCGACGCGGCGCTGCGCGAGGGGTACCACTCCTCCTACGGGCTGCCGCTGCGGGTGCGCTCCCAGTCGATCGGGGCGCTCGGCCTGTTCCGCACGAGCCCGGGCGAGCTCGATCCGGCCGAGGCGCAGATCGCCCGCGGCCTCGCCAACATCGCCTCGATCGGCATCCTGCACGAGCGCGTGCTGCGCGAGAGCTCCGCGGTCAACGAGCAGCTCCGGCACGCGCTCGACAGCCGGGTCGTGATCGAGCAGGCGAAGGGCGTGCTGGCGGCCTCGGCGCACGTCGACGTCGAGCGGGCCTTCGACATGCTGCGCGCCCACGCCAGGCACCACAATCTGAGCCTGCACGACGTCGCCCGGGCGGTCGTCGAGCGCACGATGACCATCACGCAGACGCCGCGCGGCACCCGCTAG
- the rpoZ gene encoding DNA-directed RNA polymerase subunit omega — translation MAKGIINPPIDELLDKVDSKYQLVIYASKRARQINDYYTDIHEGSMFDNVGPLVDATIEDKPLSVALHEIHADKLVLTKDETAEA, via the coding sequence ATGGCCAAGGGCATCATCAACCCCCCGATCGACGAGCTGCTCGACAAGGTCGACTCGAAGTACCAGCTGGTCATCTACGCGTCGAAGCGCGCGCGCCAGATCAACGACTACTACACCGACATCCACGAGGGCTCGATGTTCGACAACGTCGGCCCGCTGGTCGACGCCACGATCGAGGACAAGCCGCTCTCCGTCGCGCTGCACGAGATCCACGCCGACAAGCTCGTGCTCACCAAGGACGAGACCGCCGAGGCCTGA